In a single window of the Acetivibrio clariflavus DSM 19732 genome:
- a CDS encoding DUF6258 family protein — MNAIDFLKTLYFGDRYCTKFLLDSTNNKVELHVNQISRIRDKSGEWNYYTDEDIENGVLVFTGIKKVFLDESGLLPNDQIYDVYANEHDGIYEFVIETSHVDVNALTYDLTIRIIGEGVYLLDPAKPDVRIQD; from the coding sequence ATGAATGCAATAGATTTTTTAAAAACATTATATTTTGGAGATAGGTATTGCACTAAATTTTTACTTGATAGTACGAATAATAAAGTTGAATTACATGTTAATCAAATATCCCGTATTAGAGACAAATCTGGGGAGTGGAATTATTATACAGATGAGGACATTGAAAATGGTGTTCTCGTATTTACCGGTATAAAAAAAGTGTTTTTGGATGAATCAGGACTATTGCCAAATGACCAAATATACGATGTATACGCTAATGAGCATGATGGTATTTATGAGTTTGTTATCGAGACAAGTCATGTTGATGTTAATGCTTTAACATATGACTTAACAATACGGATAATTGGAGAAGGGGTTTACCTTTTAGATCCTGCAAAACCGGATGTAAGAATACAGGATTAA
- a CDS encoding polymorphic toxin-type HINT domain-containing protein, which yields MYINEKEINTIDTHPFWSKGNGWTEDGELKTGDMLKLYSSELKTVEKAEIEVFDKTVKVYNFEVEGWHTYFVTEQGILVHNAQN from the coding sequence ATGTATATAAACGAAAAAGAGATAAACACCATAGATACTCATCCGTTCTGGAGCAAAGGTAATGGCTGGACTGAGGATGGCGAGCTAAAAACAGGTGATATGCTAAAGCTTTATTCAAGTGAGCTGAAAACTGTAGAGAAAGCAGAAATAGAAGTTTTCGACAAAACGGTAAAGGTGTATAATTTTGAAGTAGAAGGTTGGCACACCTATTTTGTGACAGAGCAAGGAATTTTAGTACACAATGCCCAGAATTAA